The sequence TTTATTCATTTCCCCCCTTTTTTAACCTCCTTTCTTCGTTTTTACTATATTATCAATTCTTCGGGATTTTTAAAAATTAATATTTAATTTTTAAAAAATATATAGTGCTTCACTTAAATGGATAGCCACTATTTTTTATTATAGTATAGGTTTTATAGTATAGGTTTTATTGTATAATAGAAAAATGCCCAAAATATAAAAATATGAGAAAAATTACTAGCTTCTCTGAAGAGTGTCTTTCTTTTTTAACTAGAGAAGTTTTTTAAATTCATCAATAGTTAAACTTGCATCTTTAAGAATACTTTTTAAAACTTTTGGATGTAGAATTTTATCAGAATGATAAGGGACTGTTACTCTTTTACCTTCATTATTTTTGTATATCTTATGACTTCCACTTTGTCTGGAAAGAAAAAATCCTATTTTCTCTAAAACTTTTATAACTTCTTTTGCTTTTACTCTGGGAAGTTTTTCACTCATAAAGAGATTTCCATTAGAGTTAAACTTACATTTTCTGGCTGGGGAATTTCTTCTTTATTTTCAATTCTATCTTCTATGTGGAGATGTATTGCATCTTTAATATTTTCTACAACCTCTTCATATGTATCACCTTGAGTATAACAACCTTGAAGTTCGGGACAAAAAGCAAAGTATCCATCTTTATCTTTTTCTATGATTACTGAAAATTTATATTTCATTTTTAAAACTCCTTTTATTTAATTTTACTCCCAGAAAATAAAAAAGTAAAACTTAAATTTAAAAATTTATAATATGAATACATCCATTTTAGTATTTTTAAAACCTGTTAAACTATTATATGTCAATGATTTCAACTCATTGGGGTTAATACTATATATTGTTGTGCCATATTTGTGCCAAAATTGTGTTAAAAACTGTGAAATTGGGATAAAAATTGGTAAAACAAAGAATTTGTTGGTTTTTTTAGGATTTTTAGAAATGATACAGAACGGATTAGCAATCCGCCGCATTAGGCCATCTATGCTACCCCTCCAGTGCAGAAACACTAATATTATACCCTGTATACCTGAAAAATAAAAAAATAATACCATATCTCAGAGAAAATCTCTCTGAAAAATGATTGAGTAAAACCTATATGCAAAAACCAAATTCTAACACTAAAGGGGGAGAAATGG comes from bacterium and encodes:
- a CDS encoding type II toxin-antitoxin system HicA family toxin, with translation MSEKLPRVKAKEVIKVLEKIGFFLSRQSGSHKIYKNNEGKRVTVPYHSDKILHPKVLKSILKDASLTIDEFKKLL
- a CDS encoding type II toxin-antitoxin system HicB family antitoxin, producing the protein MKYKFSVIIEKDKDGYFAFCPELQGCYTQGDTYEEVVENIKDAIHLHIEDRIENKEEIPQPENVSLTLMEISL